TTTCAGTGTTCCGAAGAAGTTTTCCATCGCTGAATTGTCATATGGGCAGCCTTTACTGGACATCGACGGACGGAAATGATATTCTTCACTCAGGTTGCAATATGCTCCTGACGTGTATTGCGACCCTTGGTCACTGTGGAGGACGAGTCCGTCAGTGGCCTTTTCCTGTTTTAATGCCTGGGTTATGGTGTCAATGACCAGTGTCGA
The nucleotide sequence above comes from Pyramidobacter porci. Encoded proteins:
- a CDS encoding DDE-type integrase/transposase/recombinase, which translates into the protein STLVIDTITQALKQEKATDGLVLHSDQGSQYTSGAYCNLSEEYHFRPSMSSKGCPYDNSAMENFFGTLKCECLNRIKFTDMVAIFTESEYF